A genomic stretch from Bradyrhizobium sp. 195 includes:
- a CDS encoding phytanoyl-CoA dioxygenase family protein gives MKLSQEQLEFFHREGWLLLPELFSQEEVDLLAREAVGIYDTNRPEVWREKSGAPRTAFAAHLYNEAFGILGAHPRMIDPVEQLFGEPVYMHQFKINAKSAFTGDVWQWHQDYGTWKRDDGMPEPRAMNIAIFLDEVMPINGPLMLVPRSQNAGDLEASHDLATTSYPLWTLDEATVTRLVEQGGIVAPTGKPGGMLMFHGNLVHGSSGNITPFPRKIVYLTLNAVSNYIRTPTRPEYIAHRDFAPIKPVDDDALLRLARAPRQAAE, from the coding sequence ATGAAACTGTCTCAGGAGCAATTGGAGTTCTTCCACCGCGAGGGCTGGCTGTTGCTGCCCGAACTGTTCAGCCAGGAGGAGGTCGATCTGCTGGCGCGCGAGGCCGTCGGCATCTACGACACCAACCGGCCGGAAGTCTGGCGCGAGAAAAGCGGCGCGCCCCGCACGGCTTTTGCCGCGCATCTCTACAACGAGGCATTCGGAATCCTCGGCGCGCATCCGCGCATGATCGACCCGGTCGAGCAATTGTTCGGCGAGCCGGTCTACATGCACCAGTTCAAGATCAACGCGAAATCGGCCTTCACAGGCGATGTCTGGCAATGGCACCAGGATTACGGCACTTGGAAGCGCGACGACGGCATGCCGGAGCCGCGTGCGATGAACATCGCGATCTTCCTCGACGAGGTCATGCCGATCAACGGCCCCTTGATGCTGGTGCCGCGCAGCCAGAATGCCGGCGATCTCGAAGCCTCGCACGACCTCGCCACCACCTCCTATCCGCTTTGGACGCTGGACGAGGCCACCGTGACGCGGCTGGTCGAGCAGGGCGGAATCGTCGCACCGACCGGCAAGCCCGGCGGCATGTTGATGTTCCACGGCAATCTGGTGCACGGCTCGAGCGGCAACATCACGCCTTTCCCGCGCAAGATCGTGTACCTGACGCTGAACGCGGTCTCGAACTACATCCGAACTCCGACCCGGCCGGAGTACATCGCCCATCGCGATTTTGCGCCGATCAAGCCGGTGGATGACGATGCGCTCCTGCGCCTCGCCCGTGCGCCGCGACAGGCGGCGGAGTAA
- a CDS encoding NAD(P)H-dependent oxidoreductase has product MNLFRLLQARASAGKPVRVALIGAGKFGSMFLAQVPHTPGLEVPIIIDIDRERAREACRTVGWDAERIAATVFTDDGVRAIAGGAMDVVVEATGNPAVGIKHARAAIAAGKHIVMVNVEADVLAGPLLAEEARKAGVVYSLAYGDQPALTAEMVDWARATGFRVVAAGKGTKYLPAYHDVTPDGVWQHYGLTAGEAQSAGMNPQMFNSFLDGTKSAIEMAAIANACALDVPADGLLFPPCGVDDLPHIMRPRSRGGVLERPGVVEVVSSLERDGRPVFRDLRWGVYVVLEAPNDYAADCFRQYGLKTDSSGRYAAMYKPYHLIGLELNISVLSAALRGEPTGQASGFRGDVAAVAKRNLRAGEMLDGEGGYTVWGKLVPAAASLKAGALPIGLAHRVKLKHDVAHGAVVRWSDVEFDAGNETVKTRKAMEAAFAAQH; this is encoded by the coding sequence ATGAACCTCTTCCGCCTCCTCCAGGCCCGCGCTTCGGCCGGCAAGCCCGTTCGTGTCGCGCTGATCGGCGCGGGCAAATTCGGCTCGATGTTTCTGGCGCAGGTGCCGCACACGCCGGGGCTGGAGGTGCCCATCATCATCGATATCGACCGCGAGCGCGCGCGCGAGGCGTGCCGCACCGTCGGTTGGGACGCGGAGCGTATCGCGGCGACCGTCTTCACCGATGACGGCGTGCGCGCCATCGCCGGCGGCGCGATGGACGTGGTGGTGGAGGCGACCGGAAATCCCGCCGTGGGGATCAAGCATGCGCGCGCCGCGATCGCGGCGGGCAAGCATATCGTGATGGTGAATGTCGAAGCCGACGTGCTGGCGGGCCCGCTGCTCGCCGAGGAAGCGCGCAAGGCGGGCGTGGTCTATTCGCTCGCCTATGGCGACCAGCCGGCGCTGACGGCGGAGATGGTCGATTGGGCCCGCGCCACCGGTTTTCGCGTCGTGGCTGCCGGCAAGGGCACGAAATATCTGCCGGCCTATCACGACGTCACGCCCGACGGCGTCTGGCAGCATTACGGCCTGACCGCAGGCGAAGCGCAGTCGGCCGGCATGAATCCGCAGATGTTCAACTCGTTTCTCGACGGCACCAAATCGGCGATCGAGATGGCCGCGATCGCGAACGCCTGCGCGCTCGACGTGCCCGCGGACGGCCTGCTGTTTCCGCCCTGCGGCGTCGACGATCTGCCGCACATCATGCGGCCGCGCTCGCGCGGAGGCGTGCTGGAGCGACCAGGCGTGGTCGAAGTCGTATCCTCGCTGGAGCGCGACGGACGGCCGGTGTTTCGCGACCTGCGCTGGGGCGTCTATGTCGTGCTGGAGGCGCCGAATGACTACGCCGCCGACTGCTTCAGGCAATATGGCCTGAAGACCGATTCCAGCGGGCGCTATGCTGCGATGTACAAGCCCTATCATCTGATCGGGCTCGAGCTGAACATCTCGGTGCTGTCGGCCGCGCTGCGGGGCGAGCCGACCGGCCAGGCCAGCGGCTTCCGCGGCGACGTCGCGGCAGTGGCCAAGCGCAATCTGCGCGCGGGCGAGATGCTGGACGGCGAAGGCGGCTACACGGTGTGGGGCAAGCTGGTACCGGCGGCCGCGAGCCTGAAGGCCGGCGCGCTGCCCATCGGCCTCGCCCACCGCGTGAAACTGAAGCATGACGTCGCACACGGCGCGGTGGTGCGCTGGAGCGATGTCGAGTTCGACGCCGGCAATGAGACGGTGAAGACGCGCAAGGCCATGGAAGCCGCGTTCGCAGCGCAGCATTGA
- a CDS encoding TRAP transporter substrate-binding protein: MERRKFLTAGGLGLAASAVAAPAIAQSMPEVKWRLAASWPKSLDTLYGGCEYFCKRVAEITDNRFQIQPFAAGEIVPGLQVLDAVSNGTVEIGNTALYYYWGKNPAFTFGTSLPFGLNTRQHISWLLWNGGQEMLNDLLKEHNAIGVPTGSTGAQMGGWFRKEIKTVDDLKGLKFRVGGFAGTIISKLGGVPQQIAAGDIYPALEKGTIDAAEWVGPYDDEKLGFVKVAKYYYYPGWWEGTGQGHNIMNLEKWNALPKYYQAAISTASLDTFTWVTGKYDSVNPPALKRLLAAGAILKPFPQEVLESCYAAAGEIYADLAKSNPHFGKMYASLTAYRSDSLAWMQVAELSFDSFMMRMRTRT; the protein is encoded by the coding sequence ATGGAACGTCGTAAATTCCTGACGGCAGGCGGGCTGGGCCTAGCCGCCAGTGCCGTTGCTGCGCCCGCAATTGCACAATCGATGCCCGAAGTGAAATGGCGGCTCGCGGCGAGCTGGCCGAAATCACTCGATACGCTCTATGGCGGGTGCGAATATTTCTGCAAGCGCGTTGCCGAGATCACCGACAACCGTTTCCAGATCCAGCCCTTTGCTGCCGGAGAAATCGTGCCGGGCCTGCAAGTGCTCGACGCCGTCTCCAACGGCACCGTCGAGATCGGCAACACTGCGCTCTACTATTATTGGGGCAAGAACCCAGCATTCACCTTCGGCACCTCGCTGCCGTTCGGTCTCAACACGCGCCAGCACATTTCGTGGCTGTTGTGGAACGGCGGGCAGGAGATGCTGAACGACCTCCTGAAGGAGCACAATGCCATCGGCGTTCCCACGGGTTCGACCGGTGCCCAGATGGGCGGCTGGTTCCGCAAGGAGATCAAGACCGTCGACGATCTCAAGGGCCTGAAATTCCGGGTTGGCGGTTTCGCCGGCACCATCATCTCGAAGCTCGGCGGCGTGCCGCAGCAGATCGCGGCCGGCGACATCTATCCTGCGCTGGAGAAGGGCACGATCGACGCGGCCGAATGGGTGGGCCCGTATGACGACGAGAAGCTCGGCTTCGTGAAGGTGGCGAAGTACTATTACTATCCGGGCTGGTGGGAAGGCACCGGCCAAGGCCACAACATCATGAATCTCGAAAAGTGGAATGCGCTGCCGAAATATTATCAGGCGGCAATCTCGACGGCCTCGCTCGACACCTTCACCTGGGTGACCGGCAAGTACGACTCGGTCAATCCACCCGCGCTCAAGCGGCTGCTCGCTGCCGGCGCGATCCTCAAGCCCTTCCCCCAGGAGGTGCTCGAAAGCTGCTATGCGGCGGCTGGCGAGATCTACGCAGATCTGGCCAAGAGCAACCCGCATTTCGGCAAGATGTATGCGAGCCTCACGGCCTATCGCAGCGACTCGCTCGCCTGGATGCAGGTCGCCGAGCTCAGCTTCGACAGCTTCATGATGCGGATGCGGACCCGGACGTAG